From a single Phalacrocorax aristotelis chromosome 1, bGulAri2.1, whole genome shotgun sequence genomic region:
- the LOC142051506 gene encoding arg8-vasotocin receptor-like — protein sequence MKNFSFPMQENTHQTESPSPHRFLSLTNQSDPVGRPERDEQLAQVEIAVLGVIFLTASVGNFILILVLWRRRKKLSRMYVFMLHLSIADLVVAFFQVLPQLIWDITDIFIGPDFLCRIIKYLQLLGMFASTYMIVVMTVDRYQAVCYPMVTFQKKRALWNIPICTSWSISLILSLPQVFIFSKTEISPGIFECWGEFIQPWGPRAYVTWIFVVIFFIPSAILITCQVKICKIIKRNIYVKKQNEYEVTNQKQVLPSRASSVNCISKAMIKTVKMTVVTVVAYVLCWSPFFIAQLWSVWFPSVVTEGSAFTIIMLLGNLNSCTNPWIYMYFCGHIPYCTNKQLESTSAQEESVITGSIHLIDRDTEENSTSA from the exons ATgaagaatttttcatttcctatgCAGGAAAACACACACCAGACCGAGAGTCCTTCTCCTCACAGATTCCTGAGTTTGACAAATCAGTCAGATCCTGTTGGAAGACCAGAGAGAGATGAGCAATTAGCTCAAGTAGAGATTGCTGTACTGGGGGTCATATTTCTGACAGCGTCTGTGGGCAATTTTATTCTTATACTGGTACTGTGGCGAAGAAGAAAGAAGCTCTCTAGGATGTATGTATTCATGCTTCACCTCAGCATCGCTGACTTAGTGGTAGCCTTTTTTCAAGTGCTGCCTCAGCTCATATGGGATATTACAGACATTTTCATAGGGCCAGATTTCTTGTGCAGAATTATCAAGTATCTACAATTGCTGGGCATGTTTGCCTCTACTTATATGATAGTGGTCATGACAGTGGACAGATATCAAGCAGTTTGCTACCCTATGGTCACTTTCCAAAAGAAGAGAGCTCTCTGGAACATCCCCATTTGCACCAGCTGGTCTATATCACTGATTCTTAGCCTACCACAGGTATTTATCTTTTCTAAGACTGAAATATCTCCAGGTATCTTTGAATGCTGGGGTGAATTTATTCAGCCATGGGGCCCAAGGGCATATGTGACATGGATTTTTGTAGTTATATTCTTCATTCCCTCAGCCATCCTTATCACATGCCAGGTTAAGATTTGCAAAATAatcaaaagaaatatatatgtgaaaaaacagaatgaaTATGAAGTAACAAATCAGAAGCAAGTCCTGCCATCCCGAGCAAGCAGTGTGAACTGTATTTCAAAGGCTATGATCAAGACTGTAAAAATGACAGTGGTGACAGTTGTTGCATATGTTCTCTGTTGGTCACCTTTCTTTATTGCACAGCTGTGGTCTGTGTGGTTCCCCAGTGTCGTGACCGAAG GTTCGGCATTCACCATTATCATGCTCCTTGGCAATTTAAATAGTTGCACCAACCCATGGATTTACATGTATTTCTGTGGCCACATTCCATATTGCACAAATAAGCAGCTGGAGAGCACCTCAGCTCAAGAGGAGTCGGTGATCACGGGGAGCATTCATCTCATAGACAGAGACACTGAGGAAAACAGTACTTCTGCATAA